One part of the Roseomonas gilardii genome encodes these proteins:
- a CDS encoding NAD-glutamate dehydrogenase, with the protein MPQDASPAGRGVEQGTGSDRLRVEILGAAGEAARRLAPALPEDLPVLLRHLFEALPTAELAAESPEALAAAAISLWSLASERKPAEAKLRLQPPGPGRGGALLEIVTDDMPFLVDSAMAALTLSGRTVRRLLHPVMTVRRDAGGRLLGFDPQETAERGTAESMMRIEVSPAPARLLGEDAAPAEDWPGVEATLRRTLADLRQAVSDYPAMRAQLRLAAQDVAGAPSGAEVSDFLRWLDEDNFVLLGHRRLRLEAPDGAAPKATQEDEGLGLLRDPALPVFDALPPLPEGEAARTTIPALTVAKAGTRARVHRPVHLDLILTPVVLEGRVVAVHGFLGLFAATAYNRNPRSIPWLSSKVQRILDAAGAMPESHDERALRFILDTWPRDELFQAGEAEILAAARRVLDLQLRPRPALMLRRDPSGRSVAAIAWLPRDTFDTRLRERVGRLLAGAFDGRLASVGVALGDGPLARVHYIIATTPGAVPQVDDTVLEAAMAQAARSFADRLGDALARDRGEDEAARLLARWAEGFPPAYREETPAALAVADLRLAEEAIGQGRLAARIERAPGDDARRLTLRLVRPGGPLPLADALPLFEALDLRALEEVPHRLAPAGAMPAVLHVFTLQAGCEARPERFPALLVALEALLTGRAEADGFNRLVLRAGLDWRECWLLRALFRWLKQVGFAFSQEAVTGALAAQPEAARLLVDLFNARFDPARPRDEAAEAVLARRWDALLEANADPDADRIFTRLRRLLDAVLRTNYFQERDRLVLKIDSAAAGEMPLPRPWREIFVHAATMEGCHLRAGPVARGGIRWSDRREDFRTEILGLMKAQRLKNVVIVPTGAKGGFVLKGSVPTEREGFMAAGQAAYRQLVRGMLDVTDNYGADGGVVVPDRVVRRDGDDPYIVAAADKGTATFSDIANGISAEYGFWLGDAFASGGSQGYDHKAMGITAKGAWVMIARHFREMGRDIQREPFTVAGVGDMSGDVFGNGLLVSRQTRLVAAFDHRHIFLDPDPDPEASYNERERLFRLPRSSWADYEARRISEGGGVFPRNAKFLPLSPQAQRLLGLAKERAEPAEVMKAILTLDVDLLYFGGIGTYVKGAGETQAEAGDRANDALRVNGGQLRARVLGEGANLGITQAGRIEAARAGVRLNTDALDNSAGVSTSDHEVNIKILLADATASGALTMQGRDTLLAEMTDELAGQVLADNVEQSLAVSLEEAAGAEALPAHALLMTRLESAGLLDRAVAGLPDAAAMAARIAAGDALTRPEIAALLPVAKLWLTDAIEASDLPDDPALLPLLVDYFPTPLRRRFSAEAQRHRLRRELIATVLGNLVANRIGPAGLARLTAESDPATVARAAWLAGALFRTDAAADAIDRSDAPWPRRRDALLALRTLQETAARGLLTGREMRRPLDEALDGLLPGTAALVAAVPAGEVDPLLPPEPARLAAAAPALLPALGVLRLAAAAGAAPGEAAQAWAEAGRRMGLDALRGAAQSAPAGGAFGARARAALLDELDGLQARFARVLLEGRDPAAGAEAALATAREAAAVPDLAAVTVALRVLARLPG; encoded by the coding sequence ATGCCGCAGGACGCCAGCCCCGCCGGACGTGGAGTGGAACAGGGAACCGGATCGGACCGGCTGCGGGTGGAGATCCTCGGCGCCGCCGGGGAGGCGGCGCGGCGGCTCGCGCCGGCCCTGCCGGAAGACCTGCCGGTGCTGCTGCGCCATCTCTTCGAGGCCCTGCCGACCGCCGAGCTGGCGGCCGAATCGCCCGAAGCGCTGGCCGCGGCGGCGATCTCGCTCTGGTCCCTGGCCTCCGAGCGGAAGCCCGCCGAGGCGAAGCTGCGGCTCCAGCCGCCGGGCCCAGGGCGCGGCGGCGCGTTGCTGGAGATCGTGACGGACGACATGCCCTTCCTGGTGGACAGCGCCATGGCGGCGCTGACCCTGTCCGGGCGCACGGTGCGGCGGCTGCTGCATCCGGTGATGACGGTGCGCCGCGACGCCGGAGGGCGGCTGCTGGGCTTCGACCCCCAGGAGACAGCCGAGCGGGGGACGGCCGAGAGCATGATGCGCATCGAGGTGTCGCCCGCCCCCGCCCGGCTGCTGGGCGAGGACGCCGCCCCGGCGGAGGACTGGCCCGGCGTGGAGGCCACGCTGCGGCGGACCCTGGCCGATCTGCGCCAGGCCGTGTCCGACTATCCCGCCATGCGCGCGCAGCTCCGTCTCGCGGCCCAGGACGTGGCGGGCGCGCCGTCGGGGGCGGAGGTCAGCGATTTCCTGCGCTGGCTCGACGAGGACAATTTCGTGCTGCTCGGCCATCGCCGGCTGCGGCTGGAAGCCCCGGACGGGGCCGCGCCCAAGGCCACGCAGGAGGATGAGGGGCTGGGCCTGCTGCGCGACCCGGCCCTGCCGGTCTTCGATGCCCTGCCCCCCCTGCCGGAAGGCGAGGCGGCGCGGACCACGATCCCCGCCCTGACCGTGGCCAAGGCGGGGACGCGCGCCCGGGTGCACCGGCCGGTGCATCTCGACCTGATCCTGACGCCGGTGGTGCTGGAGGGGCGGGTCGTGGCCGTCCACGGCTTCCTCGGCCTCTTCGCGGCCACGGCCTACAACCGCAACCCGCGCTCCATCCCCTGGCTCTCCTCCAAGGTGCAGCGCATCCTCGACGCCGCCGGCGCCATGCCGGAGAGCCATGACGAGCGGGCGCTGCGCTTCATCCTCGACACCTGGCCGCGCGACGAGCTGTTCCAGGCGGGCGAGGCGGAGATCCTGGCGGCGGCGCGCCGGGTGCTGGACCTGCAACTGCGCCCGCGCCCGGCGCTGATGCTGCGGCGCGACCCCTCGGGGCGCTCGGTCGCCGCCATCGCCTGGCTGCCGCGCGACACCTTCGACACGCGGCTGCGGGAACGCGTGGGGCGGCTGCTGGCCGGGGCCTTCGACGGGCGGCTCGCCTCGGTGGGCGTGGCGCTGGGCGACGGGCCGCTGGCGCGGGTCCACTACATCATCGCGACAACCCCCGGTGCCGTCCCCCAGGTGGACGACACGGTGCTGGAGGCGGCGATGGCGCAGGCCGCGCGCTCCTTCGCCGACCGGCTGGGCGACGCCTTGGCGCGCGACCGGGGGGAGGACGAGGCGGCACGGCTGCTCGCCCGCTGGGCCGAGGGCTTCCCGCCCGCCTATCGCGAGGAAACGCCCGCGGCGCTGGCGGTGGCCGACCTGCGGCTGGCGGAGGAGGCGATCGGCCAGGGACGGCTGGCGGCGCGGATCGAGCGCGCGCCGGGCGATGACGCGCGGCGGCTGACGCTGCGGCTGGTGCGGCCGGGCGGGCCGCTGCCCCTGGCCGACGCGCTGCCGCTCTTCGAAGCGCTGGACCTGCGGGCGCTGGAGGAGGTGCCGCACCGGCTGGCCCCGGCGGGTGCAATGCCGGCGGTGCTGCATGTCTTCACGCTGCAGGCCGGTTGCGAGGCGCGTCCGGAGCGCTTCCCGGCGCTGCTGGTGGCACTGGAGGCGCTGCTGACCGGCCGGGCCGAGGCGGACGGCTTCAACCGGCTGGTGCTGCGCGCCGGGCTGGACTGGCGGGAGTGCTGGCTGCTGCGAGCCCTGTTCCGCTGGCTCAAGCAGGTGGGCTTCGCCTTCAGCCAGGAGGCGGTGACCGGCGCGCTGGCGGCGCAGCCCGAGGCGGCGCGGCTGCTGGTGGACCTGTTCAACGCGCGCTTCGATCCCGCGCGGCCGCGCGACGAGGCGGCCGAGGCGGTGCTCGCGCGGCGCTGGGATGCGCTGCTGGAGGCGAATGCGGACCCGGACGCGGACCGCATCTTCACCCGGCTGCGGCGCCTGCTGGATGCGGTGCTGCGCACCAACTACTTCCAGGAGCGCGACCGGCTGGTGCTGAAGATCGACAGCGCCGCGGCGGGCGAGATGCCGCTGCCGCGGCCCTGGCGCGAGATCTTCGTGCATGCCGCGACGATGGAGGGCTGCCACCTGCGCGCCGGCCCGGTGGCGCGGGGCGGCATCCGCTGGAGCGACCGGCGCGAGGATTTCCGCACCGAGATCCTGGGGCTGATGAAGGCGCAGCGCCTGAAGAACGTGGTGATCGTGCCGACCGGCGCGAAGGGCGGCTTCGTGCTCAAGGGCAGCGTGCCCACGGAGCGCGAGGGCTTCATGGCGGCGGGGCAGGCGGCCTATCGCCAGCTCGTGCGCGGCATGCTCGACGTCACCGACAATTACGGCGCCGATGGCGGCGTGGTGGTGCCGGACCGCGTGGTGCGCCGCGACGGCGACGATCCCTATATCGTCGCTGCCGCCGACAAGGGCACCGCCACCTTCTCCGACATCGCCAACGGCATCTCGGCGGAATACGGCTTCTGGCTGGGCGACGCCTTCGCCTCGGGTGGCAGCCAAGGCTATGACCACAAGGCGATGGGCATCACCGCCAAGGGCGCCTGGGTGATGATCGCGCGGCATTTCCGCGAGATGGGGCGCGACATCCAGCGCGAGCCCTTCACCGTGGCGGGCGTCGGCGACATGAGCGGCGACGTCTTCGGCAACGGGCTGCTGGTGTCGCGCCAGACGCGGCTGGTGGCAGCCTTCGACCACCGCCACATCTTCCTCGACCCGGACCCCGATCCCGAGGCGTCCTACAACGAGCGCGAGCGGCTCTTCCGCCTGCCGCGCTCCTCCTGGGCGGATTACGAGGCGCGGCGGATCAGCGAGGGCGGCGGCGTCTTCCCGCGCAACGCCAAGTTCCTGCCGCTGAGTCCGCAGGCACAGCGGCTGCTGGGCCTCGCGAAGGAGCGCGCGGAGCCGGCCGAGGTGATGAAGGCGATCCTGACGCTGGATGTGGACCTGCTCTATTTCGGCGGCATCGGCACCTATGTGAAAGGCGCCGGCGAGACCCAGGCCGAGGCGGGCGACCGCGCCAACGACGCGCTGCGCGTCAATGGTGGCCAGTTGCGCGCCCGTGTGCTGGGCGAGGGCGCCAATCTCGGCATCACCCAGGCAGGGCGGATCGAGGCGGCTCGAGCCGGCGTGCGGCTGAACACTGATGCGCTCGACAATTCCGCCGGCGTCAGCACCTCCGACCACGAGGTGAACATCAAGATCCTGCTGGCCGACGCCACCGCCTCCGGTGCGCTGACCATGCAGGGGCGCGACACGCTGCTGGCGGAGATGACCGACGAGCTGGCGGGGCAGGTGCTGGCCGACAATGTCGAGCAGTCCCTGGCCGTCAGCCTGGAGGAAGCGGCGGGCGCCGAGGCGCTACCGGCGCATGCGCTGCTGATGACGCGGCTGGAATCCGCCGGGCTGCTGGACCGCGCCGTGGCGGGCCTGCCGGATGCGGCGGCGATGGCGGCGCGGATCGCCGCCGGGGATGCGCTGACGCGGCCCGAGATCGCAGCGCTGCTGCCGGTGGCCAAGCTCTGGCTGACGGATGCGATCGAGGCGAGCGACCTGCCGGACGACCCGGCGTTGCTGCCGCTGCTGGTGGACTACTTCCCGACGCCGCTGCGGCGCCGCTTCTCGGCCGAGGCGCAGCGGCACCGGCTGCGGCGCGAGCTGATCGCGACGGTGCTCGGCAACCTCGTCGCCAACCGGATCGGGCCGGCGGGGCTGGCGCGGCTGACGGCGGAATCCGATCCGGCCACCGTGGCCCGGGCGGCTTGGCTGGCGGGCGCGCTGTTCCGCACCGACGCGGCGGCGGATGCGATCGACCGCTCCGACGCGCCCTGGCCGCGGCGGCGCGACGCGCTGCTGGCGCTGCGGACCCTGCAGGAAACGGCGGCGCGCGGGCTGCTCACCGGCCGGGAGATGCGCCGGCCGCTGGACGAGGCGCTGGACGGGTTGCTGCCCGGCACGGCAGCGCTGGTGGCGGCGGTGCCGGCGGGCGAGGTGGACCCGCTGCTGCCGCCCGAGCCCGCGCGGTTGGCGGCGGCTGCTCCGGCCCTGCTGCCGGCACTGGGCGTGCTGCGGCTGGCCGCGGCCGCCGGGGCCGCGCCGGGCGAGGCCGCGCAGGCCTGGGCCGAGGCGGGGCGGCGCATGGGGCTGGACGCGCTGCGCGGCGCCGCCCAGTCGGCCCCGGCGGGCGGGGCCTTCGGCGCCCGCGCCCGGGCGGCGCTGCTGGACGAGCTGGACGGGCTGCAGGCACGCTTCGCCCGGGTGCTGCTGGAAGGGCGCGATCCGGCGGCGGGCGCGGAGGCGGCGCTGGCCACGGCGCGCGAGGCAGCCGCGGTGCCGGACCTGGCGGCCGTGACCGTGGCGCTGCGGGTGCTGGCGCGCCTGCCGGGGTGA
- a CDS encoding MFS transporter, protein MDRRAFAWALYDWANSAFPTMVSTFVIAAYFTQAVAPDPAQGQAMWGWMQSSAAVAIALLSPVLGAVADAGGRRRLLLGLCTLLAALLTSLVWFARPDPSWTLWLLACVGGATVAFEVGTVFYNAMLPQVAPPERIGRVSGLAWGLGYAGGLACLALALVLLIRPDPPLFGLDKASAEPVRAAALLTAAWLLGFGWPVLLAVPDPGGPRRGWAAAARGGLEELVSVLRRLPRRRDLWRFLLANMLYTDGLNTLFAFGAIFAAGVHGMAIQEILLFGIALNVTAGIGAAAGGLIDDRLGSKRTVLFSLAALLLLSAALVVVPSKTAFWALALLLGLFFGPAQASSRTLLARLAPPGEMAAHFGLFALSGRITGFLGPAVLALVTGWTGSQRLGMATIGVFLGLGALMLLTVRAPRRAGT, encoded by the coding sequence TTGGACCGACGAGCTTTCGCCTGGGCGCTCTATGACTGGGCGAACAGCGCCTTTCCCACGATGGTGTCCACCTTCGTCATCGCCGCCTATTTCACTCAGGCCGTGGCGCCCGACCCGGCGCAGGGGCAGGCGATGTGGGGCTGGATGCAGAGCTCGGCGGCGGTGGCGATCGCGCTGCTCTCCCCCGTGCTGGGCGCGGTGGCCGATGCCGGTGGGCGGCGGCGCCTGCTGCTCGGCCTCTGCACGCTGCTGGCGGCGCTGCTGACGTCGCTGGTCTGGTTCGCCCGGCCCGACCCGTCCTGGACGCTGTGGCTGCTCGCCTGCGTCGGGGGCGCGACCGTGGCCTTCGAGGTCGGCACCGTCTTCTACAACGCCATGCTGCCGCAGGTGGCGCCGCCGGAGCGGATCGGGCGGGTCTCGGGGCTCGCCTGGGGGCTGGGCTATGCCGGCGGGCTGGCCTGCCTCGCCTTGGCGCTGGTGCTGCTGATCCGACCTGACCCGCCGCTCTTCGGGCTGGACAAGGCGAGCGCCGAGCCGGTGCGGGCGGCGGCATTGCTGACCGCTGCGTGGCTGCTGGGCTTCGGCTGGCCGGTGCTGCTCGCCGTACCCGATCCCGGGGGGCCGCGCCGGGGCTGGGCGGCGGCGGCGCGGGGCGGGCTGGAGGAGCTGGTCTCCGTGCTGCGCCGCCTGCCGCGGCGGCGGGACCTCTGGCGCTTCCTGCTGGCCAACATGCTCTACACCGACGGGCTGAACACGCTCTTCGCCTTCGGGGCCATCTTCGCCGCCGGGGTGCATGGCATGGCGATCCAGGAGATCCTGCTTTTCGGCATCGCGCTGAACGTCACCGCCGGGATTGGCGCGGCGGCGGGCGGGCTGATCGACGACCGGCTGGGCTCGAAACGCACGGTGCTGTTCTCGCTGGCCGCGCTGCTGTTATTGAGCGCGGCGCTGGTCGTGGTGCCTTCGAAGACGGCCTTCTGGGCCCTGGCGCTGCTGCTGGGGCTGTTCTTCGGCCCGGCCCAGGCCTCCTCGCGCACGCTGCTGGCGCGGCTGGCCCCGCCCGGGGAGATGGCGGCGCATTTCGGACTCTTCGCCCTGTCGGGCCGCATCACCGGCTTCCTCGGCCCGGCGGTGCTGGCACTGGTGACGGGCTGGACCGGCAGCCAGCGGCTCGGCATGGCGACGATCGGCGTGTTCCTGGGGCTCGGCGCGCTGATGCTGCTGACGGTGCGGGCGCCGCGCCGGGCCGGGACCTGA
- a CDS encoding YjbF family lipoprotein: MRFLLAFPLLCLAACGDTVMADLMRPVLGGPAEELAGEPIPRSRLPTPPADGLPAEPALSVRQGSRHAVAVLVEENGERRLWRSPDGLVVATDGARVTATAGVRTYLAATRLDGPDPLDDPTALAERPATLRRWVDLMRPDRSPDHMRFGLGLECRLRAARSGEALLVEERCGGGASFTNRYWAVPETGAIWRSEQWVGEERPMVIEVLTPPAS; encoded by the coding sequence ATGCGATTCCTCCTCGCGTTTCCGCTCCTGTGCCTCGCCGCCTGTGGCGATACGGTGATGGCCGACCTGATGCGCCCCGTCCTGGGTGGGCCGGCGGAGGAACTGGCCGGGGAGCCGATCCCGCGCAGCCGCCTGCCCACCCCTCCCGCTGATGGCCTGCCCGCCGAGCCGGCGCTGTCCGTGCGGCAGGGGTCGCGCCACGCGGTGGCGGTGCTGGTCGAGGAGAATGGCGAGCGCCGGCTGTGGCGAAGCCCGGACGGGCTGGTGGTCGCGACGGATGGGGCGCGGGTGACGGCGACGGCGGGGGTCCGGACCTATCTGGCCGCCACGCGGCTGGACGGGCCGGACCCGCTGGACGACCCGACGGCACTGGCGGAACGCCCGGCCACGCTGCGCCGCTGGGTGGACCTGATGCGCCCCGACCGCTCGCCCGACCACATGCGCTTCGGCCTGGGATTGGAATGCCGGCTGCGGGCGGCGCGGAGCGGGGAGGCGCTGCTGGTGGAGGAACGCTGCGGCGGCGGCGCCTCCTTCACCAACCGCTACTGGGCGGTGCCGGAGACCGGGGCGATCTGGCGGTCCGAACAGTGGGTCGGGGAGGAGCGTCCGATGGTGATCGAGGTCCTTACGCCGCCCGCCAGCTGA
- a CDS encoding glycosyltransferase family 4 protein, whose product MQFQAFLQHLGFAAMLALLSAALVRAMIAFPILDRPNARSAHVVPTPRGGGVGVVAAFVAGMIVLYSGAQYARIAEPQFIGVILAAVAIAAVSLADDVVNFRFSLKLAAQGAAALVAMGSGLVISRVALPEIGLTELGPFGPVLTLFWILACTNAVNFMDGLDGLVGGAVLIASIALCGIAALLGGWFVYAAALFLAAGLLGFLPFNLTPARIFMGDVGSQFLGFMMAVLAVAAARFEYTQVSFLIVPLLLFALLFDSGFTLLRRMAMGERVAQAHRTHLYQMAQRAGIPTARIAAAHWGFAVFQGLLALLFLELAPWAKPLVLLPALLVQLGWLFLVARRVQRAGLSWRAA is encoded by the coding sequence ATGCAGTTCCAAGCCTTCCTTCAGCATCTCGGCTTCGCCGCGATGCTCGCCCTCCTCTCGGCGGCGCTGGTGCGGGCGATGATCGCCTTCCCCATCCTGGACCGCCCCAATGCCCGCTCCGCCCATGTGGTGCCGACGCCCCGCGGCGGCGGTGTCGGCGTGGTGGCCGCCTTCGTCGCAGGCATGATCGTGCTCTATTCCGGCGCGCAATACGCCCGCATCGCCGAGCCGCAGTTCATCGGCGTGATTCTGGCCGCCGTCGCCATCGCCGCCGTCTCGCTGGCCGATGACGTCGTGAACTTCCGCTTCTCCCTCAAGCTCGCCGCCCAGGGCGCGGCGGCGCTGGTGGCGATGGGCAGCGGCCTCGTCATCAGCCGCGTCGCCCTGCCGGAGATCGGCCTGACCGAGCTCGGCCCCTTCGGCCCGGTGCTGACCCTGTTCTGGATCCTCGCCTGCACCAACGCGGTGAACTTCATGGACGGGCTGGACGGGCTGGTCGGCGGCGCGGTCCTTATCGCCTCCATCGCCCTCTGCGGCATCGCGGCGCTGCTGGGCGGCTGGTTCGTCTATGCCGCCGCGCTCTTCCTCGCCGCCGGGCTGCTGGGCTTCCTACCCTTCAACCTCACCCCGGCGCGCATCTTCATGGGCGATGTCGGCTCGCAGTTCCTGGGCTTCATGATGGCGGTGCTGGCCGTGGCCGCCGCCCGCTTCGAATACACCCAGGTCTCCTTCCTGATCGTGCCGCTGCTGCTCTTCGCGCTGCTCTTCGACAGCGGCTTCACCCTGCTCCGCCGCATGGCGATGGGGGAGCGCGTGGCCCAGGCGCACCGCACCCACCTGTACCAGATGGCCCAGCGCGCCGGCATCCCGACCGCCCGGATCGCCGCCGCTCACTGGGGCTTCGCCGTGTTCCAGGGCCTGCTCGCGCTGCTCTTCCTGGAACTCGCACCCTGGGCCAAGCCGCTGGTCCTGCTGCCCGCTCTGCTGGTGCAGCTCGGCTGGCTGTTCCTGGTGGCGCGGCGGGTGCAGCGGGCGGGGCTCAGCTGGCGGGCGGCGTAA
- a CDS encoding FkbM family methyltransferase encodes MIQAAAIGRSLRIYYAPGRAAALDAHLRRFLGPGELGFDLGAHVGDRTASFRRLGARALAVEPQPRLARLLRLLFRSDPGVTVLAALVGAAEGEAELRLNSANPTVATASADFVAAARDAEGWAEQRWDGTLRRPVTTLDALIARHGPPHFAKLDVEGYEAEALAGLSRPLRALSFEFTTIQRDVARRCLDRLASLGPYRFNACLGEDARFLFPRPRGAAETAEWLEALPQAANSGDIYASLDPERLTPSS; translated from the coding sequence ATGATCCAGGCCGCCGCGATCGGCCGCTCGCTGCGGATCTACTACGCCCCGGGGCGGGCGGCGGCGCTGGACGCGCATCTGCGCCGCTTCCTCGGCCCTGGCGAACTGGGCTTCGATCTCGGCGCCCATGTCGGCGACCGCACGGCGAGCTTCCGCCGCCTCGGCGCCCGCGCCCTGGCCGTGGAGCCCCAGCCCCGCCTCGCCCGGCTGCTGCGCCTGCTGTTCCGCAGCGATCCCGGCGTCACCGTCCTCGCCGCCCTGGTCGGCGCGGCGGAGGGCGAGGCCGAGCTGCGCCTGAACAGCGCCAACCCCACCGTGGCCACCGCCTCCGCCGATTTCGTGGCCGCCGCCCGGGATGCCGAGGGCTGGGCGGAGCAGCGCTGGGACGGCACGCTCCGCCGCCCCGTCACCACGCTCGACGCGCTGATCGCCCGGCACGGCCCGCCGCATTTCGCCAAGCTGGATGTGGAAGGCTATGAGGCCGAGGCCCTGGCCGGGCTGAGCCGCCCCCTGCGCGCCCTGAGCTTCGAGTTCACCACCATCCAGCGCGACGTCGCGCGCCGCTGCCTCGACCGGCTGGCGAGCCTTGGTCCCTACCGCTTCAACGCCTGCCTCGGGGAGGATGCCCGCTTCCTCTTCCCCCGGCCGCGTGGCGCGGCGGAGACGGCCGAATGGCTCGAAGCCCTGCCGCAGGCGGCCAACAGCGGCGACATCTATGCCAGCCTCGACCCCGAGCGCCTGACCCCCTCTTCCTGA
- a CDS encoding VOC family protein yields the protein MNVPAAGAEGNGTASDLDHIGVCTRDGPTLWAQWERLGFALTPIARQSAPRIPGGPAEPLATGNRCAMLRRGYLELLAILDPALPDNGLGRFLDRYTGMHILALATEDAGANLPRLRRAGLDIHDVAMLERPVDDPEGPRARFARVPLPDAPEGRVQLIEHLTPELLWQERWLDHPNNAVALAESILVAERPAESAARLSRLAGMPLEPDPAGGYVLPLAETRVRILPAAALEALLPGVEPPSLPFHAAITVLTGDGNAAARRLLAGLATETPLGLTVPPEGAGGVAVAFRAAGQRG from the coding sequence TTGAACGTCCCCGCCGCCGGAGCGGAAGGCAACGGCACCGCCTCGGATCTCGATCATATCGGTGTCTGCACCCGCGATGGCCCCACCCTCTGGGCGCAGTGGGAGCGGCTGGGCTTCGCCCTGACCCCCATCGCCCGGCAATCCGCCCCGCGCATCCCCGGCGGTCCGGCGGAGCCGCTGGCCACCGGCAACCGCTGCGCCATGCTGCGCCGGGGCTATCTGGAGCTCCTGGCGATCCTCGACCCGGCCCTGCCGGATAACGGGCTGGGCCGCTTCCTCGACCGCTACACAGGGATGCACATCCTGGCGCTCGCCACCGAGGATGCCGGTGCCAACCTGCCGCGCCTGCGCCGTGCCGGGCTCGACATCCACGACGTGGCGATGCTGGAACGCCCGGTGGACGATCCGGAGGGGCCCCGCGCCCGCTTCGCCCGCGTGCCGCTGCCGGATGCGCCGGAGGGCCGCGTCCAGCTCATCGAGCACCTGACGCCGGAGCTTCTCTGGCAGGAGCGCTGGCTCGACCATCCCAACAACGCCGTGGCCCTGGCCGAGAGCATCCTGGTCGCGGAACGGCCCGCCGAGAGCGCCGCGCGCCTGTCGCGCCTCGCCGGGATGCCGCTGGAGCCGGACCCGGCGGGCGGCTACGTCCTGCCCCTGGCCGAGACGCGGGTCCGCATCCTGCCGGCGGCGGCGCTGGAGGCGCTGCTCCCCGGCGTGGAACCGCCCTCCCTGCCCTTCCACGCCGCCATCACCGTGCTGACCGGCGACGGCAACGCCGCCGCCCGGCGCCTGCTGGCCGGCCTCGCCACGGAAACCCCGCTCGGCCTCACCGTCCCGCCGGAGGGCGCCGGCGGCGTCGCCGTGGCTTTCCGCGCCGCGGGCCAGCGCGGATGA
- a CDS encoding glutathione S-transferase, producing the protein MSEGRLVIGTKRYSSWSLRGWLGVHLAGLEVEEVLIPLAGGGGTEAIKQVTPAGLVPYLEHRGARIWESLAILEYCAELEPRLWPADRVTRAQARSVAAEMHAGFRAMRIAMPMNLGRDDYAGLGRNPESLADIARIEAVWADCLIEQGGPFLFGAEFGAADAMYAPVVARFLTYQPELSPRSLAYLEAVRRHPLMERWYAEAAAEPREWLLPKYETLA; encoded by the coding sequence ATGTCCGAAGGCCGCCTCGTCATCGGCACCAAGCGCTATTCCTCCTGGAGCCTGCGCGGCTGGCTCGGCGTGCATCTCGCCGGGCTGGAGGTGGAGGAGGTGCTGATCCCCCTCGCCGGGGGCGGGGGCACGGAGGCCATCAAGCAGGTCACCCCGGCCGGCCTCGTCCCCTATCTGGAGCATCGCGGCGCCCGCATCTGGGAAAGCCTCGCCATCCTGGAATACTGCGCCGAGCTGGAACCCCGGCTCTGGCCCGCCGATCGCGTGACGCGGGCCCAGGCCCGATCCGTGGCGGCGGAGATGCATGCCGGCTTCCGCGCCATGCGTATCGCCATGCCGATGAACCTGGGCCGCGACGACTATGCCGGGCTCGGACGCAACCCGGAAAGCCTGGCCGACATCGCCCGCATCGAGGCGGTCTGGGCGGACTGCCTCATCGAACAAGGCGGCCCCTTCCTGTTCGGCGCGGAGTTCGGCGCGGCGGATGCGATGTACGCCCCGGTGGTGGCCCGCTTCCTGACCTACCAGCCGGAACTCTCCCCCCGCTCCCTCGCCTATCTGGAGGCGGTGCGCCGCCATCCGTTGATGGAGCGCTGGTATGCCGAGGCCGCCGCCGAGCCGCGGGAATGGCTGCTACCGAAATACGAGACCCTCGCTTGA